From Quercus lobata isolate SW786 chromosome 1, ValleyOak3.0 Primary Assembly, whole genome shotgun sequence, one genomic window encodes:
- the LOC115976008 gene encoding uncharacterized protein LOC115976008: protein MPMDRVQPTTSPDQKSPAVLSIECLKGTSTADEWTGDFLQTGDIVEELRIGNSGRFKSPFKNGKSGVQKVLHESFKKKETSILVRVRRGVDEFAELQACIVPNDSQKKQYMLRSIADPNYAVGFLDRSESDCLQLQASRSDRMVNELSRTRLQDGYVSYRWEKRMQEFLSVPFSSCFLSILLLPKASDQGTSHYNDLEDTLARANAWLNASQASGVPIVFMNVQTESLLTKISGKTASSTVNAGSLSDLSNLANASLYGFEDYHGVDIGVVRAVRLWYACLGGEFAIEIKLREDDTKLGFAISRTEEGFIFISSVIDDDENAPSTRSGLRNLYKEATNSSMLLVVSRVANQKVLPWIVSSTGAIRCFDTVSLSQKLSLHRHAKVPITIHVLLWDRALAVPSGANRSRAATPSVMQLPPEVQLSRLPDENQIQLLPPEVPCGSSRVVGDHGPEIRLERDTAGESSFRFHDFALASNWV, encoded by the exons ATGCCCATGGACCGAGTCCAACCCACCACGAGTCCAGACCAGAAATCTCCGGCGGTTCTCTCCATCGAGTGCCTAAAAGGCACTTCCACAGCCGACGAGTGGACCGGCGATTTTCTCCAGACCGGCGACATAGTCGAGGAGCTCCGAATCGGGAACTCGGGTCGGTTCAAATCGCCGTTCAAGAACGGAAAAAGTGGGGTCCAGAAGGTTCTGCACGAGTCGTTCAAGAAGAAAGAGACTTCGATTCTGGTCCGAGTTCGGAGAGGCGTGGACGAGTTCGCCGAGTTGCAAGCTTGTATTGTGCCTAACGACTCGCAGAAGAAGCAGTACATGCTTAGGTCCATCGCTGACCCGAATTACGCTGTCGGGTTCTTGGATCGGTCCGAGTCCGATTGCCTTCAGCTCCAAG CTTCAAGGAGTGACAGGATGGTAAATGAACTATCCAGGACTCGGCTTCAAGATGGATATGTTTCATATCGGTGGGAGAAGAGGATGCAGGAGTTTCTGTCAGTTCCCTTTTCCAGCTGCTTTCTCTCCATACTTCTCCTTCCTAAAGCTTCAGATCAAGGCACTTCTCACTACAATGACTTGGAAGACACGCTTGCTAGGGCAAATGCATGGCTCAATGCATCTCAGGCCTCTGGAGTTCCAATAGTCTTCATGAACGTGCAGACTGAGTCACTGCTTACAAAG ATCTCTGGAAAAACAGCTTCTTCCACAGTGAATGCAGGGTCCTTGTCTGATTTGTCTAATCTTGCAAATGCAAGCCTATATGGTTTTGAGGATTACCACGGGGTAGACATTGGTGTTGTTAGAGCAGTTCGTCTCTGGTATGCTTGTCTTGGAGGAGAGTTTGCAATTGAAATCAAGCTAAGAGAAGACGACACAAAGCTTGGATTCGCTATTAGCCGGACAGAAGAG GGATTTATTTTCATCTCATCAGttattgatgatgatgaaaatgCACCTTCAACCCGGTCAGGGCTACGCAATTTGTATAAAGAAGCTACAAACTCATCTATGCTGCTGGTGGTCTCAAGAGTTGCCAATCAGAAGGTCCTACCATGGATAGTTTCATCAACGGGAGCAATTCGATGCTTTGACACTGTTTCACTCAGCCAGAAGCTCTCATTGCACCGGCATGCCAAGGTTCCAATTACCATTCATGTGTTGTTGTGGGATAGAGCATTGGCTGTACCAAGTGGTGCCAACAGGTCTAGAGCTGCTACCCCTTCTGTTATGCAATTACCACCTGAAGTTCAATTGTCACGCCTTCCTGATGAGAATCAAATACAGCTTCTGCCACCTGAAGTTCCTTGTGGTAGTAGTAGAGTTGTTGGTGATCATGGACCAGAAATAAGGCTTGAGCGAGACACGGCTGGGGAATCCTCCTTTAGATTCCATGATTTTGCACTTGCAAGCAATTGGGTATGA